In Gambusia affinis linkage group LG08, SWU_Gaff_1.0, whole genome shotgun sequence, a single window of DNA contains:
- the lg08h11orf49 gene encoding UPF0705 protein C11orf49 homolog, whose product MNRLSSAVPAEQYLADSQVLFYLNDAVTQLLDHKEEYTQFGLVRYFAEYFSSVKNSNHVLFRELNYIRATQHNRASFIRVFWRCFRQIGKSGDLLSVPEYRSLLQLLCPDFPLEAVQSASRIVLADNASDGLMSFSDFVYSFQLQFCYQEFLDSVQVIYQDLLAGKSPNTVIVPTSSSVEQLVSVATEESDREEQQQDAVDSSTLAECVDALCERFKHSYPSRMCLREVLEQTDKVSYYGFLQSLANHESINQTIGALPSKEELLVDPEMDQELDKLIAQISVSPSSNSSGSAIGGLKEVQRRASPRRNIHHRRKMEVESDGSTEETDSSEN is encoded by the exons atgAACCGCCTGAGTTCGGCCGTCCCCGCAGAGCAATACCTCG CGGACAGCCAGGTTCTGTTCTATCTGAATGATGCCGTGACCCAGCTGCTGGACCATAAGGAGGAGTACACACAGTTCGGCCTGGTTCGGTACTTCGCAGAATA tttcaGCAGTGTAAAGAACAGCAACCATGTCCTCTTCAGGGAGTTGAACTACATCAGAGCCACGCAGCACAACAGAGCGTCCTTCATCAGAGTCTTCTGGAGATGCTTCAGGCAGATCGGCAAGAGTGGAG ATTTGCTGTCGGTGCCGGAGTACAGgtccctgctgcagctgctgtgccCTGACTTTCCACTGGAGGCAGTGCAGAGCGCCTCCAG AATTGTTCTGGCGGACAACGCCTCTGATGGTCTGATGTCTTTCTCTGACTTCGTTTATTCCTTCCAGCTGCAGTTCTGCTACCAAG AGTTCCTGGACAGCGTCCAGGTGATCTACCAGGATCTGCTGGCCGGGAAGAGTCCCAACACCGTGATCGTCCCCACGTCGTCCTCTGTCGAGCAGCTTGTCTCCGTGGCAACCGAGGAGAGCGACagggaggagcagcagcaggacgccGTGGATTCGTCCACGCTGGCTGAGTGTGTGGATGCACTTTGTGAACGGTTCAAGCACAG TTATCCCTCCAGGATGTGTCTGAGGGAAGTACTGGAACAGACAGACAAAGTTTCCTACTACGGCTTCCTCCAGAGTCTGGCCAACCATGAGAGCATTAACCAAACGATCG GAGCGTTACCCAGTAAGGAGGAGCTGCTCGTTGACCCAGAAATGGACCAGGAACTCGACAAGCT AATCGCTCAGATCTCTGTGAGCcccagcagcaacagcagcggCAGCGCCATCGGGGGGCTGAAGGAGGTGCAGAGGCGCGCCTCCCCACGCAGGAACATCCACCACCGGAGGAAGATGGAGGTGGAGAGCGACGGCTCCACCGAGGAAACGGACTCCTCTGAAAACTGA